One window of Mucilaginibacter inviolabilis genomic DNA carries:
- a CDS encoding vanadium-dependent haloperoxidase produces the protein MIKNIFIFLLILCSATFGYAQKTKKALPDYLQLDKAINAISAVMIHDVVNPPAAARYYNYVMLGAYNLTALNNKEIVPLADFVKNYQEDNHISIAKDKYNYQIAAIYCMLETGKQMLPSGFMLQDDEDKYIALLKTNKIDDDIIKQSVAAASEMTAKVIKYSKGDNYNKLSGRLRYTPIKGGKNWYPTPPTYMEAIEPNWKTIRPMLIDSSNEFVPVRPTPFSTDSTSEFYKQAYDVYKVSKNPPMEQVTIANFWDCNPFAVTTSGHMMIGFKKISPGGHWMNIAGIVTKKAGLSFDRSVTVMTLEAITLMDAFISCWDEKYRSNGIRPETYINKYIDITWTPYLQTPPFPEYPSGHAVLSNASAGVLTYLLGDKFAYTDDSEIPYGVGPRSFKSFYEAAEEASISRFYGGIHFKDAIVFGNKQGRLVAAKVIEKIKAAKITRQN, from the coding sequence ATGATTAAGAATATATTCATCTTTTTGCTGATTCTTTGCAGTGCAACTTTTGGCTATGCGCAAAAAACTAAAAAGGCATTACCTGATTATTTACAGTTGGATAAGGCCATCAATGCAATATCGGCAGTAATGATCCACGATGTAGTAAATCCGCCTGCGGCAGCCCGCTATTATAATTATGTTATGCTGGGTGCTTATAATCTTACAGCTTTAAATAATAAAGAGATAGTTCCGCTTGCTGATTTTGTAAAAAACTATCAAGAGGATAACCACATCAGTATTGCAAAGGATAAGTACAATTATCAGATAGCCGCGATATACTGCATGTTAGAAACTGGTAAGCAAATGCTTCCTTCGGGCTTTATGTTACAGGATGATGAGGATAAATACATCGCTTTATTAAAAACCAATAAAATAGATGATGATATCATCAAACAATCCGTAGCGGCAGCTTCAGAAATGACCGCCAAAGTAATCAAATACTCTAAAGGCGATAATTACAATAAATTAAGCGGCAGGCTAAGATATACGCCCATAAAAGGCGGTAAAAACTGGTATCCCACTCCCCCAACTTACATGGAGGCGATTGAGCCTAACTGGAAAACTATCAGACCTATGCTTATTGATTCGTCTAATGAATTTGTGCCGGTGCGACCAACCCCATTCAGCACCGATAGTACAAGTGAATTTTACAAACAGGCATATGACGTTTATAAAGTTTCCAAGAACCCTCCGATGGAACAGGTTACCATCGCCAACTTTTGGGATTGTAATCCTTTCGCCGTCACTACATCTGGTCATATGATGATTGGGTTTAAGAAGATCAGTCCGGGAGGACATTGGATGAACATTGCAGGTATTGTTACAAAAAAAGCTGGACTAAGCTTTGATCGTTCAGTAACTGTAATGACGCTTGAAGCGATAACCCTCATGGATGCCTTTATCAGCTGTTGGGACGAAAAATACCGTAGTAATGGTATCCGACCAGAAACTTACATCAACAAGTACATCGACATTACCTGGACACCGTATTTACAAACACCACCATTCCCTGAATACCCAAGCGGTCACGCCGTGCTTTCTAATGCATCAGCGGGGGTTTTAACCTATCTGTTGGGCGACAAATTTGCCTATACAGATGATTCTGAAATTCCATATGGCGTTGGCCCGCGCAGCTTTAAATCTTTTTACGAAGCGGCAGAAGAAGCTTCGATATCCCGCTTTTATGGCGGTATCCACTTTAAAGATGCTATAGTTTTTGGCAATAAACAAGGCCGGCTGGTAGCAGCTAAGGTGATTGAGAAAATAAAAGCTGCAAAAATTACCAGGCAAAATTGA
- a CDS encoding VCBS repeat-containing protein, which yields MYCSFPFVSLLKRLLNHKWSIILLLCFTALSAKAQQPLFKLLSPEQTNITFKNNLVEDEHLNVLSYEYLYNGGGVAVGDINNDGLVDIFFTSNLGPNKLYLNLGNFKFKDITKEAGAELAGRPGDWKTGVTMADVNGDGLLDIYVCYSGLGDNSKRRNQLFINKGNNKFVEQAKEYGLDDPGYSTQAVFFDYNNDGKLDMFLLNHNVKKINNLEFAQNKKETDELASNKLFENQGGHFIDVSKKAGIIQNPLTFGLGVAIADINKDGFQDIYVTNDYNEPDYMYINNGDGTFTDKSKQSLRHLSQFSMGVDIADMNNDGLPDIMTLDMLPPDNRRQKLLQLQENYESFELMLQQDLYKQYMRNMLQLNNGDGTFSEIGQLAGISNTDWSWCPLMADFDNDGYKDIFISNGYFRDYTNKDFLRYWGDYKLKKAMDREPYLLMDLVKAMPSTTLSNYIFQNNHDLTFTEKKQDWGINKPGISSGAVYADLDNDGDLDLITNNINSEASIYRNMTMETSKKNYVAVNLKQGGPNVNAIGAKVYVYNDKQTQYQEVNPSRGYLSCVSTVLNFGLGDQNKIDSIRIIWPDQTTQLLTDVKANQRLNIIYKAGLAVYKPTAKSNKTQLSLAKPIIDYKHTETTINDFKRQLLMLFMSSKTGPVIAKADVNKDGLEDLFIGGDQNTPGKIYIQKPNGTFTATEVSDLNHENTAAAVFFDANGDGFPDLYVAKGGYSLLEPNTSDLQDKLYLNDGKGNFTLSTTSLPQLNADSKSCIRPCDYNNDGKIDLFVGSNVIPGQYPVTPKSYLLTNAGDGRFVTTDVPFTACGMVKDAQWADLNGDGRKDLIICGEFMPIMVYINTTNGFVDETTKYFDHPESGFWNTLTVADIDGDGKPDIIAGNLGTNTQIHATTTEPAEMYYADFDGNGSIDPFFNFYIQGVSYPFVSRDELNEQIYPMRKKFSSYKAYCDATMKDIFSPDDLAKASKLTANEVQTSCFLNKNGKFIKVGLPIEAQFSMVTQIITGDFNHDGKVDLLLLGNHSDNRLKLGSFDANYGCLLTGNGKGDFKYQTQLSSGLSVTGDVKSAIETKINGSKYLLIGVSGQPLQFYKEN from the coding sequence ATGTATTGTTCCTTCCCGTTTGTTTCCCTTTTAAAAAGGCTACTTAATCATAAATGGAGCATCATACTCCTGCTGTGCTTTACTGCTCTTTCAGCAAAAGCTCAACAACCACTTTTTAAACTATTATCTCCTGAGCAAACCAACATTACATTCAAAAACAATCTTGTAGAGGATGAGCATTTGAATGTTTTATCGTACGAGTATTTATATAATGGCGGTGGTGTGGCTGTTGGAGATATCAATAATGATGGATTGGTGGATATCTTCTTCACCAGTAACCTGGGCCCCAATAAACTCTATCTGAATCTGGGCAATTTCAAATTCAAAGATATTACCAAAGAAGCCGGTGCAGAATTGGCCGGGCGACCAGGTGACTGGAAAACCGGTGTTACCATGGCCGATGTAAACGGCGATGGCCTGTTGGATATTTATGTATGTTATTCGGGGCTTGGTGATAACAGTAAACGCCGCAATCAATTATTCATCAACAAGGGTAATAATAAGTTTGTTGAACAGGCTAAGGAATACGGCTTAGACGATCCTGGCTATAGTACCCAGGCTGTGTTTTTTGATTACAATAACGATGGTAAACTGGATATGTTCCTGCTTAACCATAATGTAAAAAAAATAAACAATCTGGAATTTGCCCAGAATAAAAAGGAAACTGACGAATTAGCCAGCAATAAACTTTTTGAAAATCAGGGAGGGCACTTTATAGATGTTTCAAAAAAAGCCGGTATTATACAAAACCCACTCACTTTTGGCTTAGGTGTTGCCATTGCCGATATCAATAAAGATGGCTTTCAGGATATTTATGTAACCAATGATTATAACGAACCCGATTATATGTACATCAATAATGGGGACGGAACTTTTACTGATAAAAGTAAACAAAGCTTAAGACATCTATCCCAATTTTCAATGGGTGTAGATATTGCAGACATGAATAATGACGGACTCCCTGACATCATGACCCTGGATATGCTCCCCCCGGATAATCGCAGGCAAAAGCTTTTGCAACTCCAGGAAAATTATGAATCGTTTGAGTTAATGTTACAACAGGATCTGTATAAGCAATACATGCGTAACATGCTGCAGCTAAACAATGGCGATGGTACTTTTAGTGAAATAGGCCAATTGGCAGGTATTTCCAATACTGACTGGAGCTGGTGCCCGCTTATGGCCGACTTTGATAACGACGGTTATAAGGATATTTTTATTTCCAACGGTTATTTCAGGGATTATACTAATAAAGATTTTTTAAGATACTGGGGCGATTATAAGCTTAAAAAAGCTATGGATCGCGAACCGTACTTACTGATGGATCTGGTGAAAGCCATGCCATCTACAACCTTGTCAAACTACATTTTCCAAAACAATCACGATCTTACTTTCACTGAAAAGAAACAAGATTGGGGTATCAATAAACCAGGCATATCGAGCGGTGCCGTTTACGCTGATCTGGATAATGATGGCGACCTCGATCTCATTACCAACAATATCAACAGCGAAGCTTCCATTTATCGGAACATGACGATGGAGACTTCTAAAAAAAATTATGTGGCCGTTAATTTAAAACAGGGCGGTCCCAATGTAAACGCCATAGGCGCTAAAGTTTATGTGTATAATGATAAACAAACACAATATCAGGAGGTTAATCCCAGCAGGGGTTACCTATCATGCGTGTCCACTGTTTTAAACTTTGGGCTTGGCGATCAAAATAAAATCGACTCCATCCGGATCATATGGCCCGATCAAACCACACAATTATTAACTGATGTAAAGGCCAATCAACGTTTAAATATTATTTATAAAGCAGGCTTGGCCGTCTACAAACCAACGGCTAAAAGTAATAAAACGCAATTAAGCCTAGCGAAACCAATTATTGATTATAAACATACTGAAACTACCATAAACGATTTTAAACGTCAGTTGCTGATGCTCTTCATGAGTTCCAAAACGGGCCCGGTTATAGCTAAGGCTGATGTTAATAAAGATGGGTTGGAAGACTTGTTTATTGGTGGTGATCAAAACACACCGGGTAAAATCTACATCCAAAAACCAAATGGGACATTTACAGCTACAGAAGTATCTGATCTGAATCATGAAAACACCGCCGCGGCTGTGTTTTTTGACGCCAATGGCGATGGTTTTCCTGATCTGTATGTGGCTAAAGGAGGGTATTCCTTATTAGAGCCCAACACATCTGATTTGCAGGATAAATTATATCTCAATGATGGTAAGGGAAATTTCACGCTGTCAACAACTTCCCTACCCCAGCTTAATGCCGACAGTAAATCATGCATACGTCCCTGTGATTATAATAACGATGGCAAAATAGATCTCTTTGTGGGCTCTAATGTTATCCCCGGCCAATATCCGGTAACCCCTAAAAGTTATTTATTAACCAATGCCGGCGATGGCCGCTTTGTCACTACCGATGTGCCTTTTACTGCCTGCGGTATGGTTAAGGATGCGCAATGGGCCGATTTAAATGGCGATGGCCGTAAAGATCTGATCATTTGTGGTGAATTTATGCCCATCATGGTTTATATCAATACCACCAATGGCTTTGTGGATGAAACTACCAAATACTTTGATCATCCGGAAAGTGGCTTTTGGAATACTTTGACAGTTGCTGATATAGATGGTGATGGTAAACCAGATATTATAGCCGGCAATCTGGGTACCAATACTCAGATACATGCCACAACTACCGAACCCGCTGAAATGTATTATGCGGATTTTGATGGCAACGGTTCTATCGATCCATTCTTTAATTTTTATATTCAAGGGGTAAGCTACCCGTTTGTTAGCCGTGATGAATTAAACGAGCAAATATATCCCATGCGTAAAAAATTCAGCTCGTACAAGGCCTATTGTGATGCTACGATGAAGGATATCTTTAGTCCGGATGATTTGGCTAAAGCTTCAAAGCTAACCGCCAATGAAGTGCAGACCAGCTGTTTTCTGAATAAGAATGGCAAATTTATAAAGGTCGGCTTACCTATTGAAGCTCAGTTTTCTATGGTTACTCAAATAATTACAGGCGATTTTAATCATGATGGTAAAGTTGATCTCCTATTACTAGGTAACCATTCTGATAATCGCTTGAAACTTGGTAGTTTTGATGCCAATTATGGTTGTCTGCTGACAGGCAATGGCAAGGGAGACTTTAAATATCAAACTCAGTTATCGTCAGGGCTATCAGTTACTGGAGATGTAAAGTCAGCGATAGAAACAAAAATAAATGGCTCAAAATACCTATTGATAGGTGTATCTGGCCAGCCACTACAATTCTATAAAGAAAACTAA
- a CDS encoding GH92 family glycosyl hydrolase: MKKQICLAGLLALFCSNSFSQAHKPAAAKQGSLTQYVDPYIGTGFHGHVFVGASVPFGAVQLGPTNISEGWDWCSGYHISDSTIIGFQHTHLSGTGIGDLGDISFMPTTGPIKVTKGSIKDLQSGYTSLFSHQDEVVKPGYYKVKLKRYSIGVELTASTRVGMHKYTFPAAKDAHIVIDLKEGIGWDKPMETYIKQVDKNTIVGYRFSKGWAADQRIYFTAVFSKPISKFEVYDNTTLASGTELKSEKTKGVISFATTKGEVVYAKVGISPVSAENAMLNIKTEIPGWDFNKVVVDADKAWNNQLQKITIKADSLSQLKKFYTAFYHTMIAPSIFNDVNGEYWGTDKKVHKNQGFNNVTTFSLWDTYRANNPLSTIIHPEHTNDMINSMLAIYQQQGSLPVWHLMANETNCMVGYSSVPVVADALLKGYKGFDANLAFEAMKTTAMQDARGIKFVKSLGYIPADSTAESVSMGMEYAIDDWCIAQVAKKLGKQADYEYFSKRGQYYKNYYDPKAGFMRGRLSESSWRTPYSPFISIHEHGDFTEGNGWQYTFLVPQDVEGLINLLGGEAKFNTKLDSLFIAQGDMGKFKSPDVSGLIGQYAHGNEPSHPMSYFYDYSGQPWKTAEKVRYILDDFYTDKPDGIIGNEDVGQMSAWYVLSALGFYSANPANGLYVFGSPVINEATLKLQGNKTFHIVVKNNSPQNKYINAMLLNGKVYNKTYFAHKDIMDGGELIITMGNKPGTVWGVGDANKAVSVLK, translated from the coding sequence ATGAAAAAACAGATCTGTTTAGCCGGGTTACTGGCATTATTTTGTTCAAATTCGTTTAGCCAGGCGCATAAACCGGCTGCGGCAAAGCAAGGTAGTTTAACTCAATATGTCGATCCTTACATTGGTACGGGGTTCCACGGTCACGTTTTTGTGGGCGCCAGCGTACCTTTTGGAGCGGTTCAATTAGGGCCAACCAATATTTCGGAGGGCTGGGACTGGTGTTCGGGCTATCATATATCCGATTCAACTATCATCGGTTTTCAGCATACCCATTTGAGCGGTACCGGCATAGGCGATCTGGGCGATATTTCCTTTATGCCAACCACCGGACCTATTAAAGTAACCAAAGGTAGTATCAAAGATCTGCAAAGTGGCTATACTTCACTATTTAGTCATCAGGACGAAGTAGTAAAACCCGGTTATTATAAAGTTAAGCTAAAACGTTATAGTATAGGGGTGGAGCTTACTGCAAGCACCAGGGTAGGTATGCATAAATACACCTTCCCGGCTGCAAAAGATGCTCATATCGTGATCGATTTAAAAGAAGGTATCGGTTGGGACAAACCAATGGAAACCTATATCAAACAGGTTGATAAAAATACCATTGTAGGCTACCGTTTTTCAAAAGGATGGGCTGCTGATCAGCGTATTTACTTTACCGCTGTATTCTCCAAACCCATCAGCAAATTCGAGGTTTATGACAATACAACGCTTGCTTCCGGAACCGAGCTGAAAAGCGAGAAGACTAAAGGCGTGATCAGTTTTGCCACTACAAAAGGCGAGGTAGTTTATGCCAAAGTGGGTATATCACCGGTAAGTGCCGAAAACGCGATGCTGAATATTAAAACCGAAATACCGGGTTGGGATTTTAATAAGGTAGTTGTTGATGCTGATAAAGCCTGGAACAACCAGCTTCAAAAGATCACCATTAAAGCCGATTCACTATCACAGCTTAAAAAATTCTATACCGCTTTTTATCATACCATGATAGCTCCATCTATATTTAATGATGTGAATGGCGAATACTGGGGGACGGATAAAAAAGTGCATAAAAACCAGGGATTCAATAATGTAACTACCTTCTCTTTGTGGGATACTTACAGAGCAAATAATCCGCTATCTACCATTATACATCCGGAGCATACTAACGATATGATCAACTCAATGCTGGCTATTTATCAGCAGCAGGGTAGTTTACCGGTATGGCATCTCATGGCTAACGAAACCAATTGTATGGTAGGTTACAGCTCGGTACCGGTTGTGGCTGATGCTTTACTAAAAGGCTATAAAGGTTTTGATGCTAACCTGGCTTTTGAGGCTATGAAAACAACCGCTATGCAGGATGCCCGTGGTATCAAGTTTGTGAAAAGTCTGGGTTATATTCCTGCCGATAGTACTGCTGAATCGGTTTCAATGGGTATGGAATATGCCATTGATGATTGGTGCATTGCGCAGGTTGCCAAAAAATTAGGCAAACAAGCTGATTATGAGTATTTCAGCAAACGTGGTCAATACTATAAAAACTATTACGACCCCAAGGCAGGCTTTATGCGTGGCCGTTTGTCAGAAAGCTCATGGCGCACACCATACAGTCCCTTTATTTCTATCCATGAACATGGTGATTTTACCGAGGGTAACGGCTGGCAATATACTTTCCTGGTACCTCAGGATGTCGAGGGCTTGATCAACCTTTTAGGCGGCGAAGCAAAATTCAACACCAAACTTGACTCATTGTTTATAGCCCAGGGAGATATGGGTAAATTTAAATCACCAGATGTATCTGGTTTAATCGGTCAATACGCCCATGGTAATGAACCAAGCCACCCAATGAGTTATTTTTATGATTACTCTGGCCAGCCCTGGAAAACCGCCGAAAAAGTAAGATATATCCTTGATGATTTTTATACCGATAAACCCGATGGTATTATTGGCAACGAAGATGTTGGCCAGATGTCGGCCTGGTATGTATTATCGGCACTTGGCTTCTACTCAGCCAACCCGGCAAATGGCTTGTATGTTTTCGGCAGCCCTGTTATCAATGAGGCTACGTTGAAATTGCAAGGCAACAAAACTTTCCATATCGTGGTGAAAAACAACAGTCCACAAAATAAGTACATTAATGCTATGCTGTTAAATGGCAAGGTTTACAACAAAACCTATTTTGCACATAAGGATATTATGGATGGCGGCGAACTGATAATTACCATGGGCAATAAACCGGGAACGGTTTGGGGCGTGGGCGATGCTAATAAAGCAGTATCGGTGCTAAAATAG
- a CDS encoding alpha-L-fucosidase: MKRIILLVLLFIVSLRCFSQTPPKPYGPLPTQGQLNWQEMEMYCIIHYGLDTYTNKEWGYGDEDPKLLNPSQFSAMQIVAAAKAGGFKGVVVVAKHHDGFCLWPTKTTEHNISQSPYKNGKGDILQEYREACDKLGMKLGVYCSPWDRNNPNYGTPEYLKIYQEQLRELYTHYGPLFISWHDGANGGDGYYGGKHEIRKIDRSTYYDWKNTWGITRKLQPNAVIFGDVGPDVRWVGNEEGHAGETCWATYTPHAPDEGKEPGNGYVKDYEGTEGTRDGKYWMPAECDVSLRPGWFYHKTQDGGVKSPYTLLDLYYKSVGRGASLDLGLSPDQRGIVNEIDVKSLTEFGQLLKQTFAVNLAKGATLTASNVRGGNKVKYGPQFLLDNDRYTYWTTDDKVTTPQLTIDLHTPKTFNVIRVRENIKLGQRIDSLAVDAFTNGKWQQIASATSIGGNRLIRLTQNLTASKLRLRITGSQAAIALSDFGIYKEPVHLTAPKINRNKNGEVSITTEAPVNSIHYTLNGQEPTLQSPLYKAPFIITNGAVVKARSFEGKDQQSEVVFASLGYAKADWKVIDANNNNRAENAIDENSHSLYSTSKQENASFPQQISIDLGGIKQIKAFGYLPRQDKQFDGIVDSYVFYISNDGKEWQKVASGEFSNIKASLIEQPVILKEPVKARYFKFEATHVISGNGITVAELSVY; the protein is encoded by the coding sequence ATGAAAAGAATTATCTTGTTAGTATTACTGTTTATTGTTAGTCTTCGATGCTTTAGTCAGACTCCCCCAAAACCTTATGGACCTTTACCAACGCAGGGGCAACTTAACTGGCAGGAAATGGAGATGTATTGCATCATACACTACGGTTTGGATACTTATACCAACAAGGAGTGGGGCTATGGTGACGAAGATCCTAAATTGCTTAATCCATCTCAATTTAGCGCTATGCAAATAGTAGCCGCGGCTAAAGCCGGTGGATTTAAAGGTGTTGTAGTGGTAGCAAAACATCATGATGGCTTTTGCCTTTGGCCAACCAAAACAACAGAACACAACATATCACAAAGCCCATATAAAAATGGTAAAGGCGATATACTGCAGGAATACCGGGAGGCTTGTGACAAGTTAGGGATGAAATTGGGTGTTTACTGCTCTCCCTGGGATAGAAACAATCCCAACTATGGTACCCCCGAATATTTAAAAATATATCAGGAACAATTACGGGAACTGTACACACATTACGGCCCATTGTTCATCTCCTGGCACGATGGTGCCAATGGCGGTGATGGCTACTATGGCGGCAAGCACGAAATACGTAAAATAGACCGTTCAACTTATTACGACTGGAAGAACACCTGGGGCATTACCCGCAAACTACAACCCAACGCGGTTATATTTGGCGATGTAGGTCCGGATGTACGTTGGGTAGGTAATGAAGAAGGCCATGCCGGCGAAACCTGCTGGGCTACTTATACTCCTCATGCTCCGGATGAAGGTAAAGAACCCGGCAATGGATACGTAAAAGATTATGAAGGTACAGAAGGTACCCGCGATGGTAAATACTGGATGCCGGCTGAATGCGATGTATCATTAAGACCCGGGTGGTTTTACCATAAAACACAGGATGGCGGCGTAAAATCACCTTATACTTTGCTCGATCTGTATTACAAAAGTGTTGGCCGTGGTGCTTCACTTGACTTGGGCTTATCGCCTGATCAGCGGGGTATTGTTAATGAGATAGATGTAAAATCCCTTACCGAATTTGGCCAGTTATTGAAACAAACCTTTGCGGTAAATCTGGCAAAAGGAGCAACGCTTACAGCAAGTAACGTACGTGGTGGCAACAAGGTTAAATACGGCCCACAGTTTTTATTGGATAACGATCGCTATACCTACTGGACTACAGACGATAAAGTAACGACACCTCAGTTAACTATTGATCTGCATACTCCTAAAACATTTAATGTAATTAGAGTACGTGAAAATATTAAATTAGGACAACGCATCGATTCGCTCGCTGTTGACGCGTTTACCAATGGCAAATGGCAGCAAATTGCTTCGGCAACTAGCATAGGAGGGAACCGGCTTATTCGTTTAACTCAAAATCTAACAGCATCAAAATTAAGATTGCGTATAACCGGTTCGCAGGCTGCCATAGCTTTGAGTGATTTTGGCATTTATAAAGAACCGGTTCACCTAACTGCTCCAAAGATCAATCGTAACAAAAACGGAGAGGTAAGTATCACCACCGAAGCGCCTGTAAATTCTATTCACTATACTTTAAACGGACAGGAGCCCACTTTACAGTCGCCATTATATAAGGCCCCTTTTATTATAACTAATGGTGCGGTAGTAAAAGCACGTAGTTTTGAGGGAAAAGATCAGCAAAGTGAAGTTGTTTTTGCCTCATTAGGATATGCTAAGGCTGATTGGAAGGTTATTGATGCCAATAATAATAACCGGGCCGAAAACGCTATTGACGAAAATAGCCATTCTCTTTACAGTACTTCAAAACAGGAAAACGCATCTTTTCCGCAACAAATAAGCATTGATCTGGGTGGTATTAAACAGATAAAGGCTTTTGGCTATTTGCCACGCCAGGATAAACAATTTGATGGAATTGTGGATAGCTATGTGTTCTACATCAGTAATGATGGTAAAGAATGGCAAAAAGTGGCTTCGGGCGAATTTTCTAACATTAAAGCAAGCCTGATTGAGCAACCGGTTATTTTAAAAGAGCCGGTTAAAGCCAGATATTTTAAATTTGAGGCAACACATGTAATTTCAGGAAATGGTATTACTGTTGCCGAATTAAGCGTTTATTAA
- a CDS encoding FG-GAP repeat domain-containing protein, with protein MKMRAFILTGLFVLTALICLNSFTSKKTIPRNDDGKILFERYCTSCHMAPDPVSLTKEIWQNHVLPVMASRMGIIYPNYDPLRGLSDEEREIVKKNHIIPDEPILTNEEYGKIVNYILSNAPDSVLLDKKRLTRNSPLQQFVRQDIPIAEATPSLITGLEYNTSTNTLWIGDFYKKVYNWQYDKGVTRVINSNCPVVDFNFYKGDTYFTEIGKLYPTELSTGSYSQLKDSVSSTLIKALHRPVHTEIDDLDNDGVPEVVVCNFGNKTGSLSLYKKDKSGKYTEDVLLPLAGAIKCYIKDMDGDGKKDIVAMFSQGDESVWIFYQKDKLKFKAKRVLRFPPNYGTTDMVLVDYNHDGLTDIVTVHGDNADYSNILKAYHGIRLNINQGNGVFKEKFFYPIYGVTKVLAEDFDKDGDIDFAATAFFPEFGKLVDESFVYLENRDQNKYIFKSYTQKSEVPIKTLTLEAADVDGDGDLDIIMGNFAQSPGPAPADLDQKWKSAKYGLSIFYNQLHQPKK; from the coding sequence ATGAAAATGAGGGCGTTTATTTTAACCGGGCTTTTTGTTTTGACCGCTCTTATTTGCCTCAATTCCTTTACTTCAAAAAAAACTATACCACGTAACGATGATGGCAAAATACTTTTTGAGAGATACTGTACCAGCTGCCACATGGCTCCAGATCCGGTTAGCTTAACCAAAGAAATATGGCAAAACCATGTATTGCCCGTTATGGCTAGCCGTATGGGAATCATCTACCCTAACTATGACCCTTTAAGAGGATTAAGTGACGAGGAACGGGAAATTGTAAAAAAGAATCACATCATTCCGGATGAACCTATTCTGACCAATGAAGAATATGGTAAAATTGTAAATTACATACTTAGTAATGCGCCAGATAGTGTATTACTAGATAAAAAAAGGTTAACACGTAACAGCCCGTTACAACAATTTGTACGTCAGGATATACCAATAGCAGAAGCTACGCCGTCATTAATAACAGGTTTAGAATACAATACCTCAACCAATACACTTTGGATAGGTGATTTCTATAAAAAGGTTTATAATTGGCAATACGACAAAGGCGTAACTAGGGTTATCAATAGCAACTGCCCGGTGGTTGATTTTAACTTTTACAAGGGAGATACTTATTTTACAGAAATAGGAAAATTATACCCAACGGAGCTTAGCACAGGATCTTATTCGCAATTGAAGGACAGTGTCAGCTCTACCTTAATTAAGGCCTTGCATCGTCCCGTTCACACCGAAATAGATGACCTGGACAATGACGGTGTACCAGAAGTAGTAGTGTGCAATTTCGGAAATAAAACCGGCTCACTTTCTTTGTACAAAAAAGACAAATCCGGAAAATATACCGAAGATGTATTACTACCATTGGCGGGTGCCATTAAGTGTTACATTAAAGATATGGATGGTGATGGTAAAAAGGATATTGTGGCTATGTTTTCGCAAGGAGATGAAAGTGTTTGGATCTTTTACCAAAAGGACAAATTAAAATTTAAGGCTAAAAGAGTTTTACGATTTCCGCCAAATTATGGCACAACAGATATGGTATTGGTTGATTATAATCATGACGGACTTACAGATATCGTTACCGTTCATGGCGATAACGCCGATTATTCCAACATTTTAAAGGCCTACCATGGAATTCGCCTTAACATCAATCAAGGAAATGGTGTATTTAAGGAAAAGTTCTTTTACCCGATATATGGCGTTACCAAGGTATTAGCGGAAGATTTTGACAAAGATGGAGATATTGATTTTGCAGCCACAGCTTTCTTTCCGGAATTTGGAAAACTAGTGGATGAGTCTTTTGTCTACCTGGAAAATAGAGATCAGAATAAGTACATCTTTAAATCATACACACAAAAAAGCGAAGTCCCGATAAAAACATTAACACTTGAAGCAGCAGATGTTGATGGAGATGGAGATTTAGATATTATCATGGGTAACTTTGCTCAAAGCCCCGGTCCTGCTCCTGCGGATCTTGATCAGAAATGGAAATCAGCCAAGTATGGTTTGAGTATTTTTTATAACCAGTTGCATCAGCCTAAGAAATAG